The Polaribacter tangerinus genome has a segment encoding these proteins:
- a CDS encoding helix-turn-helix domain-containing protein yields the protein MIDLKYYNTGSAANLVEEFYSVSYAKEIVPIKTGIIPMGFSGLSFIYSDNQYSIQQKNKQILKGLTLTGQFNKSYLMCVDTEGYTCGISFKPTALYKITKLNLSKYKNKHVDFSSINSKLSKQFEDIFLRYKSDPVNLFKQIELLLSSISLFKTKSTIIIDKVIQEIHKKEGLLSVLDILEKVPFGQKTLETKFKTMIGLTPGKYIKLQRFLNLMRKFEKEQIDLKDLIYMYDYYDESHFSKDFKLFTDKTFKKYFNEEYSLIKKALKK from the coding sequence ATGATAGATTTAAAATATTACAATACAGGATCAGCGGCTAATTTAGTCGAAGAATTTTATAGTGTTTCATACGCTAAAGAAATTGTACCCATAAAAACCGGAATTATTCCGATGGGTTTTTCTGGCTTGTCTTTTATATACTCAGATAATCAATATTCAATTCAACAAAAAAATAAACAAATTTTAAAAGGGTTAACTCTTACCGGACAATTTAACAAGTCTTACTTAATGTGTGTAGACACTGAAGGCTATACCTGCGGCATTAGTTTTAAACCTACAGCACTTTATAAAATAACTAAACTAAACCTTTCTAAGTACAAGAATAAACATGTAGACTTTAGTAGCATAAATAGCAAACTATCTAAACAGTTTGAAGACATATTTTTGCGTTACAAATCAGATCCTGTAAATCTTTTTAAACAAATAGAATTATTACTTAGCTCTATCTCCCTTTTTAAAACTAAAAGTACCATCATAATTGATAAAGTGATCCAAGAAATTCATAAAAAAGAAGGATTACTATCTGTATTAGATATTTTAGAAAAAGTTCCTTTCGGACAAAAAACTTTGGAAACAAAGTTTAAAACTATGATAGGTTTAACACCTGGAAAATATATAAAGTTGCAACGCTTTTTAAATTTGATGAGAAAATTTGAAAAAGAGCAAATAGATTTAAAGGACCTTATATATATGTATGATTATTATGATGAATCACACTTTTCTAAAGACTTTAAACTTTTTACTGATAAAACTTTTAAAAAATATTTTAATGAAGAGTACTCTCTTATAAAAAAAGCATTGAAAAAATAA
- a CDS encoding AMP-dependent synthetase/ligase, which translates to MSIEIKRLFDFPYYQLETYNLEKAFTSKYKNRWQSTSTKEYIEKANKISRGLLKLGVQPNDKIAIISSTNRTEWNICDIGVLQTGAQNVPIYPTICKEDYEYVINHSEAIYCFVSDQEVLDKINKIKGNTKIKEVFTFDEIAGEKSWEEILKLGEDTSNQQELDDRKKAVLPEDLATLIYTSGTTGKPKGVMLSHKNIVSNVLASKERVPLEYGKDKGLSFLPVCHIFERMILYLYQYCGVSVYFAESLEKLSENAQEIKPNVMTAVPRLYEKIYDKIILKGETLSGIKKGLFFWAVNLGLQYKPDGENGWLYEKKLGIARKLIFSKWQAALGGELKLMVSGSAALQPRLTKVFTAAGMPIMEGYGLTETSPVVTVNDQRNNGFKVGTVGKVIKDVEVKIAENGEILVKGPNVMMGYYKDSEKTAQVLKDGYFYTGDKGEIDNDGFLKITGRTKEMFKTSGGKYVVPPLLEGDLKQSLFIEQVMVVGEGEKMPAAIIQPNFDFIRDWIDKKELKIGKSNTEIANSEIVKDRIQKEVTKCNTHFGKWEQIKRFELTDDVWSIDGGHLTPTMKMKREIIKEIYKDLYSKIYE; encoded by the coding sequence ATGTCCATAGAAATAAAAAGATTATTTGACTTTCCCTATTACCAACTAGAAACCTACAATTTAGAAAAAGCATTTACCTCTAAATACAAAAATAGGTGGCAAAGCACTTCTACTAAAGAATACATAGAAAAGGCAAATAAAATATCTCGTGGTTTATTAAAACTTGGAGTTCAACCAAATGATAAAATAGCTATTATTTCATCTACCAATAGAACAGAATGGAATATTTGCGACATTGGTGTATTGCAAACAGGTGCTCAAAACGTGCCTATCTATCCAACAATTTGTAAAGAAGATTATGAATATGTAATCAATCACTCAGAGGCTATTTATTGTTTTGTTTCAGATCAGGAGGTGCTAGATAAAATCAATAAAATTAAAGGAAATACTAAAATAAAAGAAGTTTTTACTTTTGATGAAATAGCGGGAGAAAAATCGTGGGAGGAAATCTTAAAATTGGGCGAAGATACTTCTAATCAGCAAGAATTAGACGATAGAAAAAAAGCTGTTTTACCAGAAGATCTAGCAACCCTAATATATACTTCAGGCACAACTGGTAAACCCAAAGGCGTTATGCTTTCACATAAAAACATTGTAAGTAATGTTTTAGCCTCTAAAGAACGCGTACCACTAGAATATGGTAAAGACAAAGGTTTAAGTTTTTTACCTGTGTGTCATATCTTTGAAAGAATGATTTTATACCTCTATCAATACTGTGGCGTTTCAGTATATTTTGCAGAGTCACTAGAGAAACTTTCAGAAAATGCACAAGAAATTAAGCCGAATGTTATGACTGCAGTTCCGCGCCTATATGAAAAGATTTACGATAAAATTATTTTAAAAGGTGAAACTTTATCTGGTATAAAAAAAGGATTATTCTTTTGGGCAGTTAATTTAGGTCTTCAATATAAGCCAGACGGAGAAAATGGTTGGCTTTATGAAAAAAAATTAGGTATAGCTAGAAAACTTATTTTTTCTAAATGGCAGGCAGCTCTTGGAGGCGAACTAAAACTGATGGTTTCGGGAAGTGCTGCTTTACAACCAAGACTAACAAAAGTTTTTACTGCTGCAGGAATGCCAATTATGGAAGGATATGGTTTAACAGAAACATCACCAGTAGTAACAGTAAACGATCAAAGAAATAATGGTTTTAAAGTAGGTACTGTTGGTAAGGTTATTAAAGATGTAGAGGTAAAAATTGCCGAAAATGGAGAAATTCTTGTAAAAGGGCCAAATGTAATGATGGGCTATTACAAAGATTCAGAAAAAACAGCACAAGTTTTAAAAGATGGCTATTTCTACACCGGTGATAAAGGAGAAATTGACAATGATGGTTTTCTAAAAATAACAGGTAGAACAAAAGAAATGTTTAAGACCTCTGGAGGCAAATACGTGGTACCTCCATTATTGGAAGGAGACTTAAAACAATCTTTATTCATAGAACAAGTTATGGTTGTTGGAGAAGGTGAAAAAATGCCAGCTGCAATAATTCAACCTAATTTCGATTTTATTAGGGATTGGATTGATAAAAAAGAGTTAAAAATAGGCAAATCAAATACTGAAATTGCAAATTCTGAGATAGTTAAAGACAGAATTCAAAAAGAAGTTACCAAATGCAATACTCATTTTGGTAAGTGGGAGCAAATAAAACGTTTTGAACTTACAGATGATGTTTGGTCTATAGACGGTGGACATTTAACACCTACTATGAAAATGAAAAGAGAAATTATTAAAGAAATTTATAAAGATCTTTACTCTAAAATTTATGAATAA
- the sucC gene encoding ADP-forming succinate--CoA ligase subunit beta, protein MNLHEYQGKEILNSFGVRIQRGIVASTPEEAVTAAKKLTEETGTGWYVVKAQVHAGGRGKGGGVKLAKNLDEVKTISNDILGMMLVTPQTSAEGKLVNQVLICEDVYYPGDEEPDEYYISVLLNRATGKNMIMYSTEGGMDIETVAEETPHLIFTEEIDPLLGIMPFQARKVAFNLGLSGTAFKEMTKFVTALYTAYIKSDSAMFEINPVLKTSDAKIMAVDAKVSLDENALYRHKDYAAMRDLREENPIEVEAKAAGLNYVDLDGNVGCMVNGAGLAMGTMDLIKESGGEPANFLDVGGTADAARVETAFGIILKDPAVKAILVNIFGGIVRCDRVAQGVVDAYKNMGDKITVPIICRLQGTNAKEAKELIDNSGMKIISATEFQEAADKVQEVLQVS, encoded by the coding sequence ATGAACTTACACGAATATCAAGGAAAAGAAATATTAAATAGTTTTGGAGTTAGAATTCAGAGAGGAATTGTAGCAAGTACGCCCGAAGAAGCGGTAACTGCGGCAAAAAAATTAACAGAAGAAACCGGTACAGGTTGGTATGTTGTTAAAGCTCAGGTGCATGCCGGTGGTCGTGGAAAAGGTGGAGGTGTAAAGCTTGCTAAAAACTTAGACGAAGTAAAAACTATTTCTAATGATATTTTAGGAATGATGTTGGTTACACCACAAACATCTGCTGAAGGTAAATTGGTAAATCAGGTTTTAATTTGTGAAGATGTTTATTATCCTGGTGATGAAGAGCCAGATGAATACTATATTTCGGTTTTGCTCAATAGAGCAACTGGTAAAAATATGATTATGTATTCTACAGAAGGCGGTATGGATATAGAAACTGTTGCAGAAGAAACTCCGCATTTAATTTTTACGGAAGAAATAGATCCTTTATTAGGAATTATGCCTTTTCAAGCAAGAAAAGTAGCCTTTAATTTAGGATTATCGGGAACGGCTTTTAAAGAAATGACAAAGTTTGTTACTGCTTTATACACTGCTTATATAAAGTCAGATTCAGCAATGTTTGAGATAAATCCAGTTTTGAAAACTTCAGATGCTAAAATTATGGCAGTAGATGCTAAGGTGTCTCTTGATGAAAATGCATTATACAGACATAAAGATTATGCTGCTATGAGAGATTTACGAGAAGAAAATCCTATTGAAGTTGAAGCAAAAGCAGCAGGTTTAAATTATGTAGATTTAGATGGTAATGTTGGTTGTATGGTAAATGGAGCTGGTTTAGCCATGGGAACTATGGATTTAATTAAAGAATCTGGTGGTGAACCTGCAAACTTTTTAGACGTTGGTGGTACGGCAGATGCTGCAAGAGTTGAAACAGCATTTGGAATTATTTTAAAAGACCCAGCTGTAAAAGCAATTTTAGTAAATATTTTTGGTGGTATTGTACGTTGCGATAGAGTAGCGCAGGGAGTAGTAGATGCGTACAAGAATATGGGTGATAAAATTACAGTTCCTATTATTTGTAGATTACAAGGAACAAATGCTAAAGAAGCCAAAGAGTTAATAGATAATTCTGGTATGAAAATAATTTCTGCAACAGAATTTCAGGAAGCTGCAGATAAAGTACAAGAAGTACTTCAAGTATCTTAA
- a CDS encoding ABC transporter ATP-binding protein encodes MITCKNIHKKYGDIAVLKGVDLHIDKGEIVAIVGPSGAGKTTLLQILGTLDKPDETADFSILINNNSLKELSNKELSLFRNTEIGFIFQFHQLLPEFTAIENVCIPAFIAKKTTSETEKKALEILSFLGLSSRIHHKPNELSGGEQQRVAVARALINNPSVILADEPSGNLDSESAKKLHELFFDLRDKFGQTFVLVTHNEELAEMADRKLTMKDGKILQPSNTSIS; translated from the coding sequence ATGATAACGTGTAAAAATATCCATAAAAAATATGGTGATATTGCTGTTTTAAAAGGTGTTGATTTACATATTGACAAAGGAGAAATTGTTGCCATTGTTGGTCCGTCTGGAGCAGGTAAAACAACACTGCTTCAAATATTAGGTACGCTAGACAAACCCGATGAAACAGCAGATTTTTCAATTTTAATTAATAACAATTCTCTAAAAGAATTATCGAATAAAGAACTCTCTTTATTTAGAAATACAGAAATTGGTTTTATTTTTCAGTTTCACCAACTTTTACCTGAGTTTACTGCTATAGAAAATGTTTGTATCCCAGCATTTATAGCTAAAAAAACAACTTCTGAAACAGAAAAAAAAGCCTTAGAAATTTTATCCTTTTTAGGCCTTTCGAGCAGAATACATCACAAACCCAACGAGCTTTCTGGTGGTGAGCAACAAAGAGTTGCCGTTGCAAGAGCTTTAATTAATAACCCTTCGGTAATTTTAGCAGACGAGCCCAGCGGAAATTTAGATAGTGAATCTGCAAAAAAATTACACGAATTATTTTTTGACCTTCGCGATAAATTCGGACAAACATTTGTTTTGGTAACTCATAATGAAGAACTTGCAGAAATGGCAGACAGAAAACTAACCATGAAAGACGGTAAAATTTTACAACCATCAAATACTTCAATCTCATAA
- a CDS encoding CPBP family intramembrane glutamic endopeptidase: MKETFIEIINYIKKPTNEKDSNTNYKYRSRKFFLILLICLITSFALSPIFLVFEYFEIVDMENHKVEEMLKNMSNLQNFIAISLIAPLFEELLFRAPITTFKKPLFFKIAFYTFTLLFGYVHLTNFDINTNTLLFSFFLVLPQIILGFYLGYIRVKFGLLWAILLHSSYNSIVFILSLLEP; this comes from the coding sequence ATGAAAGAAACTTTTATTGAAATTATAAATTACATAAAAAAACCTACTAACGAAAAAGATAGCAATACAAACTACAAATATCGAAGCAGAAAATTCTTTTTAATACTTTTAATATGCCTTATTACTAGCTTCGCATTATCTCCAATTTTTCTGGTTTTTGAATATTTTGAAATTGTAGATATGGAAAATCATAAGGTAGAAGAAATGCTTAAAAACATGTCTAACCTTCAAAATTTTATAGCAATATCTTTAATTGCACCATTATTTGAAGAACTTCTTTTTAGAGCCCCAATTACTACTTTTAAAAAACCTTTATTTTTTAAAATAGCCTTTTATACATTCACTCTCCTTTTTGGATATGTACATTTAACTAATTTCGACATTAACACCAACACACTACTATTCTCTTTCTTTCTAGTGCTTCCACAAATTATATTGGGTTTCTACCTAGGATATATTAGAGTTAAATTTGGGTTACTTTGGGCAATTCTATTACATAGTAGTTACAATAGTATTGTATTTATTCTAAGCTTATTAGAACCTTAA
- a CDS encoding TIGR02757 family protein: protein MTKEALRDFLDEKVALYNHPKFIESDPIQIPHLFSRKEDIEIAGFLIAIISWGNRKMIIKNGYKMMELLDNSPYDFIINHQQSDLKLIDSFVHRTFNASDFIQFIRSLKNIYNSHGGLENSLSIKKGEKTYAKSIHNFKKLFFEIEHQNRTLKHISDPLKNSAAKRINMFLRWMVRNDNKGVDFGIWKSHNPANLSCPLDVHSGNVARKLKLLTRKQNDWKAVTELDTKLRELCALDPVKYDFALFGLGVFEKF, encoded by the coding sequence ATGACAAAAGAAGCACTTCGAGACTTTTTAGATGAAAAAGTAGCACTTTATAATCACCCAAAGTTTATTGAATCTGACCCTATTCAAATTCCTCATTTATTCTCTAGAAAAGAAGATATTGAAATTGCCGGCTTTCTAATAGCAATCATTTCATGGGGAAATCGAAAAATGATTATTAAGAACGGCTATAAAATGATGGAGTTGCTAGACAACTCGCCTTATGATTTTATTATAAACCATCAACAAAGTGATTTAAAACTCATAGACAGCTTTGTACATAGAACATTTAATGCAAGCGATTTTATACAATTTATACGTTCTCTAAAAAATATTTATAACTCTCATGGAGGCTTGGAAAATAGCTTATCAATTAAAAAAGGAGAAAAAACTTATGCGAAGAGTATTCATAATTTTAAGAAATTGTTTTTTGAAATTGAACATCAAAATAGAACGCTTAAACACATTTCTGACCCTTTAAAAAATTCTGCTGCAAAAAGAATCAATATGTTTTTACGATGGATGGTAAGAAATGATAACAAAGGGGTAGATTTTGGAATTTGGAAATCTCATAATCCAGCTAACCTATCCTGCCCTTTAGATGTTCACTCTGGCAATGTAGCACGAAAATTAAAATTACTAACCAGGAAACAAAACGACTGGAAAGCTGTAACCGAGTTGGATACTAAATTACGAGAACTTTGCGCTTTAGACCCTGTAAAATATGATTTTGCACTATTTGGACTCGGTGTTTTCGAAAAGTTTTAA
- a CDS encoding S10 family peptidase produces MKRLSIIIGCILSLNIVAQDNRIPIDTTIVTNNSVTVKGVKVSYSATTGMQPVWNENGKVIASLYYTYYKRTDVKNSEQRPLILSFNGGPGSASVWMHIAYTGPRVLKIDEEGFPIQPYGVKENSNTILDVADIVYINPVNTGYSRPVLEKGEKLDRSLFFGINADIKYLASWITTFISRNNRWESPKYLIGESYGGTRVMGLAAALQNKEWMYLNGVIMVSPADYKVLRTESSVDYAINLPYFTAAAWYHKMLPENLQSQDLEQILPMAENFAINTLLPAIAKGGFIENSEKEKVANEFSKFSGLSSKVILQNNLEVSPSFFWKELLRDKNGKTIGRLDSRYLGIDKRETGSSTDYNSELTSWLHSFTPAINYYIREELKFKTDVKYNVFGNVSPWDNRNNNVREELRQAMAQNPFLKVLIQSGYYDGATTYFGAKYTMWKTDPSGKLKDRFFFKGYRSGHMMYLRNDDLKKSNDDLRTFISNSLSNGKSAKY; encoded by the coding sequence ATGAAAAGGTTATCTATTATAATTGGGTGTATTTTAAGTTTAAATATTGTTGCACAAGATAACAGAATACCTATAGACACAACAATTGTTACCAACAATAGCGTTACCGTTAAAGGAGTAAAAGTTTCTTATTCTGCTACCACAGGAATGCAGCCTGTTTGGAACGAAAACGGTAAAGTAATTGCTTCTTTATACTACACCTACTACAAAAGAACTGATGTAAAAAATAGCGAACAAAGGCCGCTAATTTTATCTTTTAATGGTGGCCCTGGTTCTGCCTCTGTTTGGATGCATATTGCATACACTGGGCCACGAGTGCTTAAAATTGATGAAGAAGGTTTTCCTATTCAGCCTTATGGTGTAAAAGAAAACTCAAATACTATTTTAGATGTTGCTGATATTGTGTATATAAACCCAGTAAACACAGGTTACTCTAGACCCGTTTTAGAAAAAGGAGAAAAATTAGATAGGTCGTTATTTTTTGGAATAAATGCAGATATCAAATACCTAGCCAGCTGGATAACAACTTTTATTTCTAGAAATAATAGATGGGAATCTCCAAAATACTTAATTGGAGAGAGTTATGGCGGCACCAGAGTTATGGGATTAGCTGCTGCTTTACAAAATAAAGAATGGATGTACTTAAATGGTGTTATTATGGTTTCACCTGCAGATTATAAAGTTTTAAGAACAGAAAGCTCTGTAGATTATGCTATAAACCTACCTTACTTTACAGCCGCTGCTTGGTACCATAAAATGCTACCAGAAAACTTACAGTCTCAAGATTTGGAACAAATATTACCTATGGCAGAAAATTTTGCCATAAACACTTTATTACCAGCAATTGCAAAAGGTGGTTTTATAGAAAATTCCGAAAAAGAAAAAGTTGCTAATGAATTTTCTAAATTCTCTGGTTTAAGTAGTAAAGTGATACTGCAAAATAATTTAGAAGTTTCACCAAGTTTTTTTTGGAAAGAATTGTTAAGAGACAAAAATGGAAAAACAATTGGTAGGTTAGACTCTAGATATCTTGGTATCGATAAAAGAGAAACCGGAAGTAGTACAGACTACAATTCTGAATTAACCTCGTGGCTTCACTCTTTTACTCCAGCTATTAACTATTACATTCGTGAAGAACTTAAATTTAAAACTGATGTTAAATACAATGTTTTTGGAAATGTTTCTCCTTGGGACAACAGAAACAATAATGTTAGAGAAGAATTAAGACAAGCAATGGCACAAAACCCATTTTTAAAAGTACTTATACAGTCAGGTTATTACGATGGTGCCACCACCTATTTTGGTGCAAAATATACCATGTGGAAAACAGATCCTAGTGGAAAATTAAAAGATAGATTCTTCTTTAAAGGATATAGAAGTGGCCACATGATGTATTTGAGAAATGACGATTTAAAAAAATCTAATGACGATTTAAGAACCTTTATTTCTAATAGTTTGTCGAATGGTAAGTCTGCAAAATACTAA
- a CDS encoding BatA domain-containing protein: MHFKNPEVLYFLFLLIIPILIHLFQLQKYAKTTFTNVAFLKKLQQQNRKSSRLKKWLILCTRLLLLSAILFAFSQPYFGKKNTLNKNHTFIYLDNSLSLDTNDDKGNLLKKSIEEIIENASKKNTYTFITNNSFSKKIDYNELKNELLKIKITPLQLNINSVLLSIFQEKKTKIKTLNDVVLISDFQGNYKNKFTNVKDYFSVVKRKSSLNYNISIDTAYTITKNPNNKTLIVAIKNQGNKTDKVPIALYNNYELVSKQTFSIAKDETKKIEFNISNFTSFLGTVKITYNDIFEFDNTYYFAINKSKKIRILSVGNPQKFISKIFNDAKFSLTNSPLKNIDYNGILEHQLIVLNSLEKIPTIFADKIIDFTKKGGTLLIIPDDNIDIDSYNNLFKKLNAGNLKPKVKDTLKVTTINFSHPLFKNVFTKTITNFQYPMVESYYPVINKTSSKILTLENGKPFISLLNKNIYFVSSSLKKENSNFINSPLIVPTFYNIGISSFNNSKLAYVIGKKNKIEVKTKLKKDEVLSLINNKNKAIIPLQQSYYNKVIISTSDEIVENGFQTIAIKGKSIKNIAFNNPKEESLLNFLDLKEITKNNQYIQLHKDIPSFFNQVKKNNEVQWLWKWFLIIAIVSLLLEILILKFFKP; this comes from the coding sequence ATGCATTTTAAAAACCCTGAAGTTTTATACTTTTTATTTCTATTAATTATACCTATTCTAATACACTTATTTCAATTACAGAAATATGCAAAAACCACATTTACTAATGTTGCTTTTCTAAAAAAACTGCAACAACAAAATCGTAAAAGTTCTCGCCTAAAAAAATGGCTAATTTTATGCACAAGATTATTATTACTTTCAGCGATACTTTTTGCTTTTTCACAACCTTATTTTGGCAAAAAAAACACCCTAAATAAAAATCATACTTTTATCTATTTAGACAATTCTTTGAGTTTAGATACGAATGATGACAAAGGAAATCTGTTAAAAAAATCAATTGAAGAAATAATAGAAAATGCCTCAAAAAAAAATACATATACTTTTATTACCAACAATTCATTTTCTAAAAAAATTGACTATAACGAACTAAAAAATGAACTACTTAAAATCAAAATTACTCCTCTTCAATTAAATATTAACAGTGTTTTACTTTCAATTTTTCAAGAAAAAAAAACCAAAATAAAAACTTTAAATGATGTTGTATTAATATCTGACTTTCAGGGTAATTACAAAAATAAGTTTACAAATGTAAAAGACTATTTTTCTGTAGTAAAAAGAAAAAGCTCTTTAAATTACAACATTTCTATAGATACTGCTTACACTATTACAAAAAACCCCAACAATAAAACCCTAATTGTTGCTATTAAAAACCAAGGCAATAAAACAGACAAAGTACCAATTGCATTATACAACAACTATGAACTGGTAAGTAAACAAACCTTTTCGATTGCAAAAGATGAAACTAAAAAAATTGAATTTAACATCTCTAACTTCACATCATTTTTAGGAACTGTAAAAATAACTTATAACGACATTTTTGAATTTGACAACACGTACTATTTTGCAATTAATAAAAGCAAAAAAATACGAATTCTCTCTGTGGGAAATCCTCAAAAATTCATCTCAAAAATATTTAATGATGCTAAATTTTCACTTACCAACTCACCATTAAAAAACATCGATTATAATGGTATTTTAGAACATCAATTAATAGTGCTTAATAGCTTAGAAAAAATACCCACAATTTTTGCTGATAAAATTATAGATTTCACAAAAAAAGGAGGAACCCTACTAATTATTCCAGATGACAATATAGATATAGACTCCTATAATAATTTGTTTAAAAAACTAAACGCTGGTAATTTAAAACCAAAAGTTAAAGACACACTTAAAGTTACAACAATCAATTTTAGCCATCCTTTGTTTAAAAATGTGTTTACAAAAACTATAACAAATTTTCAATATCCAATGGTAGAGAGCTACTACCCTGTCATTAATAAAACATCCAGTAAAATTTTAACTTTAGAAAATGGCAAACCTTTTATAAGCCTACTTAACAAAAACATCTATTTTGTTAGTAGTTCCTTAAAAAAAGAGAACAGTAACTTTATAAATTCACCATTAATAGTACCTACTTTTTATAATATTGGTATTTCGAGTTTTAACAATAGTAAATTAGCTTATGTAATAGGAAAAAAGAATAAAATTGAAGTAAAAACGAAATTAAAAAAAGATGAAGTTCTTTCCTTAATCAACAATAAAAACAAAGCAATTATACCTCTACAACAATCCTATTATAATAAAGTAATCATATCTACAAGTGACGAAATTGTAGAAAACGGATTCCAAACCATTGCCATCAAAGGAAAAAGTATAAAAAATATTGCTTTTAATAATCCAAAAGAAGAGAGCCTACTCAATTTCTTAGACCTTAAAGAGATTACAAAAAACAACCAATACATACAATTACATAAAGACATCCCTTCTTTTTTTAACCAAGTAAAAAAAAATAACGAAGTTCAATGGCTATGGAAATGGTTTTTAATCATAGCAATTGTATCTTTGCTGTTAGAAATTTTGATTTTAAAATTCTTTAAACCATGA
- a CDS encoding dihydroorotase has protein sequence MSTLIKSATIIDSESKFHRQKKDLLIVDGCIAKIDDNIPVKKKYTVVSRENLHISCGWFDTSVSFGEPGFEERETIKNGLKVAAKSGFTSVAVNANTYPVIDTKSSVEFLINSAKNAATKLYPIGALTKNRSSNEIAELYDMQQSGAISFYDYKKPVTNDNLMKIALQYAQNFNGLIQSFPKNNQIAGEGIAHEGENSTRLGLKGIPSLAENIQISRDLFLLEYTGGKLHIPTISTAESVQLIKEAKKKGLQVTCSVSAHHLTLTDSTLENFNSLYKTNPPLRTKNDCKALIKGVKSGVIDNITSDHNPIDIEHKKMEFSQAKNGTIGLESLFGSLLTVLELEDFIATLTTKPRAIFNLEKTGISEGNTADISLFNPTKEYLFTEKNILSTSKNSAFLNKKMKGIVYGIFANNQLVLND, from the coding sequence ATGAGTACGCTTATAAAATCTGCAACAATCATAGATAGCGAAAGCAAGTTTCATCGTCAAAAAAAAGACCTTTTAATCGTAGACGGTTGTATTGCAAAAATTGATGATAATATTCCTGTCAAAAAAAAGTACACTGTTGTAAGCAGAGAAAACTTACATATTTCTTGTGGTTGGTTCGATACTAGCGTTTCTTTTGGAGAACCAGGTTTTGAAGAACGAGAAACAATAAAAAACGGACTAAAGGTAGCTGCAAAAAGTGGTTTTACCAGTGTTGCTGTAAATGCAAATACATATCCTGTAATTGACACTAAAAGTAGTGTAGAATTTCTAATTAATAGTGCTAAAAATGCAGCAACTAAGCTCTATCCTATTGGTGCATTAACTAAAAATAGAAGTAGTAACGAAATTGCCGAGCTTTACGATATGCAACAATCTGGCGCTATTTCTTTTTATGATTATAAGAAACCAGTTACCAACGACAATTTGATGAAAATTGCATTACAATATGCTCAAAACTTTAACGGACTTATCCAAAGTTTTCCAAAAAATAATCAAATAGCTGGTGAAGGTATTGCGCATGAAGGAGAAAACAGTACTAGGTTAGGGTTAAAAGGAATACCTTCCCTTGCAGAAAACATTCAAATTTCTAGGGATTTATTTTTATTAGAATATACAGGTGGAAAACTTCACATACCTACAATTTCTACTGCCGAATCTGTGCAACTAATTAAAGAGGCAAAAAAGAAGGGACTGCAAGTAACTTGTAGCGTTTCGGCTCATCACCTAACATTAACAGACAGCACTTTAGAAAATTTTAACAGCCTCTATAAAACCAACCCTCCTTTAAGAACAAAAAATGACTGTAAAGCACTAATTAAAGGCGTTAAAAGCGGCGTGATAGACAACATTACTTCAGACCATAACCCAATAGATATAGAGCATAAAAAAATGGAGTTTAGCCAAGCAAAAAACGGTACTATTGGCCTAGAAAGTTTATTTGGGAGCCTACTTACTGTTTTAGAATTAGAAGATTTTATTGCCACATTAACCACAAAACCAAGGGCTATCTTTAATTTAGAAAAAACAGGAATTAGTGAAGGAAATACCGCAGATATTTCTTTATTCAACCCAACAAAAGAATACCTATTTACAGAAAAAAATATTTTATCTACTTCTAAAAACAGCGCTTTTTTAAATAAAAAAATGAAGGGAATTGTGTACGGTATTTTCGCTAATAACCAATTAGTTTTAAATGATTAA